In Cryptomeria japonica chromosome 10, Sugi_1.0, whole genome shotgun sequence, a genomic segment contains:
- the LOC131039275 gene encoding NAD(P)H-quinone oxidoreductase subunit I, chloroplastic-like, translated as MGSNMQRQAVPLVQPEKCIVETGLEGQAFHGRIHFEFDKCIACEVCVRVCPINLPIVDWKVGIDIGKKRLENYSIDFGICIFCGNCVEYCPTNCLAMTEEYELSTYDRHKLNYDHIALRTFTNIAVAQILIYIRAVNILILFAVTQKSDQMLERDLTNNIQRIGVHLSTDFFLPFELISIILLVTLIGTITIARREETV; from the exons ATGGGTTCTAATATGCAGCGTCAAGCAGTTCCACTTGTTCAACCTGAGAAGTGTATTGTCGAAACTGGATTGGAGGGTCAAGCATTTCACGGGAGGAtccactttgaatttgataaatgcattGCTTGTGAAGTATGCGTCCGTGTATGCCCGATCAATCTACCTATTGTGGATTGGAAAGTCGGAATAGATATTGGGAAAAAACGATTGGAAAATTATAGTATTGATTTTGGAATTTGTATCTTTTGTGGAAATTGTGTGGAATATTGCCCTACAAATTGTCTGGCGATGACTGAAGAATATGAACTTTCGACCTATGATCGTCATAAATTAAATTATGATCATATTGCTTTAAGGACGTTTACCAATATCG CTGTTGCACAAATCCTGATCTACATTAGAGCTGTTAATATTTTGATTCTATTTGCCGTGACTCAAAAATCAGATCAAATGTTAGAACGAGATTTAACAAACAATATTCAACGTATTGGGGTTCATTTATCCACTGATTTTTTCCTTCCATTCGAACTTATTTCTATAATTCTTCTAGTCACTCTTATAGGAACCATTACTATAGCTCGTCGAGAAGAAACAGTTTGA
- the LOC131039213 gene encoding aspartic proteinase-like protein 1 isoform X1 encodes MMKERIWSLCVATAMVFLCLLVVMETCQGSSGVYSMKMLHKFSDEARDIWTQKRGTSPMAWPKKGSARYYAALSQHDAQRMSKRRELIAEYQSLYFSQGNETVQYGETFGWLHYTWVDIGTPNVSFLVALDTGSDLFWVPCDCIQCAPSSASSYGLDKDLSMYRPENSSTSKHLSCSSSLCVLGHNCKTKREACPYSMSYLSDNTNSSGSLVEDVLYLASGSELASGQSVKTPVVIGCGQIQTGGFLIGGAPDGLLGLGFSDISVPSLLAKAGLVQNSFSMCFQLDDSGRIFFGDKGASNQQFTPFIIHNGTGSGYFVGVEGIHVGSNALKISGFKVLIDSGTSFTYLPSNAFKRLTEEFDEQVDYPKHFFEDVPWDYCYKVRSSDSPEMPSVSFVFKGGSNFSIYNPVVNLFSDNGTYEGFCLAVQESEYAIVAQNFMTGYRLVFDRDNLRLGWSPSDCLLLARVGYQLDEYQGNVAPAHSPENAPKSPPLQQQQNSSPRAVSPAIAGRTPNIHNSDCVQTKSNLKTSVLFTCAVTILLLGLGHTSTWNK; translated from the exons ATGATGAAGGAACGAATATGGAGCCTGTGTGTGGCTACAGCCATGGTGTTTCTCTGTCTTTTGGTCGTGATGGAAACTTGCCAGGGCTCTTCTGGTGTTTATTCTATGAAGATGTTACACAAGTTTTCAGATGAGGCCAGAGACATATGGACTCAGAAGCGGGGCACCTCGCCCATGGCTTGGCCCAAGAAGGGAAGTGCCCGGTACTATGCAGCTCTCAGCCAGCATGATGCACAGCGGATGAGCAAGCGGCGGGAGCTTATTGCAGAGTACCAGTCCCTGTATTTTTCGCAGGGTAACGAGACCGTACAGTATGGCGAGACCTTTGGATG GTTGCATTATACATGGGTTGATATAGGAACACCAAATGTATCATTTTTGGTGGCTCTTGATACTGGTAGTGACCTCTTTTGGGTTCCTTGTGATTGCATTCAGTGTGCTCCTAGCTCTGCCTCCAGTTATGGTCTG GATAAAGATCTGAGCATGTACAGACCGGAAAATTCTAGCACCAGCAAACATTTATCTTGTAGCAGCAGCTTATGCGTGTTAGGCCACAACTGCAAAACGAAGAGAGAGGCATGCCCTTATTCTATGTCGTATCTATCTGATAATACAAACAGTTCTGGATCATTAGTGGAGGATGTCTTATATTTGGCCTCTGGAAGTGAGCTTGCATCTGGCCAGTCAGTGAAAACACCAGTTGTAATTGG CTGTGGCCAAATACAGACTGGTGGCTTTCTGATTGGTGGGGCTCCAGATGGTCTTCTGGGTTTAGGGTTTTCGGATATTTCAGTTCCAAGTTTGCTAGCGAAAGCAGGATTGGTGCAAAATTCGTTTTCAATGTGTTTTCAATTGGATGATTCTGGAAGGATTTTCTTTGGGGATAAAGGAGCTTCAAACCAGCAGTTCACACCTTTCATAATTCATAATGGAACGGG ATCAGGATACTTTGTTGGAGTAGAAGGGATTCATGTCGGTTCAAATGCTCTAAAAATCTCAGGTtttaaagtcttgattgatagtggAACTTCATTCACATATCTGCCCAGCAATGCATTCAAACGGCTTACTGAAGAA TTTGATGAGCAGGTGgattatccaaaacatttttttgAAGATGTCCCGTGGGATTATTGCTACAAAGTAAG GTCTTCAGATTCACCTGAGATGCCCAGTGTCTCATTTGTTTTCAAAGGTGGAAGCAACTTTTCAATCTATAATCCTGTAGTGAATTTGTTCTCTGATAAT GGCACATATGAAGGATTTTGCTTGGCAGTGCAGGAGAGTGAATATGCAATAGTTGCAC AGAACTTTATGACTGGTTACCGGTTAGTCTTTGATCGCGATAATTTGAGGTTGGGCTGGTCTCCATCTGATT GTCTGTTGCTTGCGAGAGTAGGCTATCAGTTGGATGAATATCAGGGGAATGTGGCTCCTGCTCATTCACCCGAGAATGCACCAAAATCTCCACCTTTACAGCAACAGCAGAATTCCTCACCACGAGCAGTATCTCCAGCAATAGCAGGAAGAACTCCTAATATACATAATTCTGATTGTGTGCagacaaaatcaaatttaaaaacatCCGTACTATTTACTTGTGCAGTTACAATTTTGCTATTGGGGCTAGGGCACACAAGTACATGGAACAAGTAG
- the LOC131039213 gene encoding aspartic proteinase-like protein 1 isoform X2: MMKERIWSLCVATAMVFLCLLVVMETCQGSSGVYSMKMLHKFSDEARDIWTQKRGTSPMAWPKKGSARYYAALSQHDAQRMSKRRELIAEYQSLYFSQGNETVQYGETFGWLHYTWVDIGTPNVSFLVALDTGSDLFWVPCDCIQCAPSSASSYGLDKDLSMYRPENSSTSKHLSCSSSLCVLGHNCKTKREACPYSMSYLSDNTNSSGSLVEDVLYLASGSELASGQSVKTPVVIGCGQIQTGGFLIGGAPDGLLGLGFSDISVPSLLAKAGLVQNSFSMCFQLDDSGRIFFGDKGASNQQFTPFIIHNGTGSGYFVGVEGIHVGSNALKISGFKVLIDSGTSFTYLPSNAFKRLTEEFDEQVDYPKHFFEDVPWDYCYKVRSSDSPEMPSVSFVFKGGSNFSIYNPVVNLFSDNGTYEGFCLAVQESEYAIVAQNFMTGYRLVFDRDNLRLGWSPSDCYQLDEYQGNVAPAHSPENAPKSPPLQQQQNSSPRAVSPAIAGRTPNIHNSDCVQTKSNLKTSVLFTCAVTILLLGLGHTSTWNK; the protein is encoded by the exons ATGATGAAGGAACGAATATGGAGCCTGTGTGTGGCTACAGCCATGGTGTTTCTCTGTCTTTTGGTCGTGATGGAAACTTGCCAGGGCTCTTCTGGTGTTTATTCTATGAAGATGTTACACAAGTTTTCAGATGAGGCCAGAGACATATGGACTCAGAAGCGGGGCACCTCGCCCATGGCTTGGCCCAAGAAGGGAAGTGCCCGGTACTATGCAGCTCTCAGCCAGCATGATGCACAGCGGATGAGCAAGCGGCGGGAGCTTATTGCAGAGTACCAGTCCCTGTATTTTTCGCAGGGTAACGAGACCGTACAGTATGGCGAGACCTTTGGATG GTTGCATTATACATGGGTTGATATAGGAACACCAAATGTATCATTTTTGGTGGCTCTTGATACTGGTAGTGACCTCTTTTGGGTTCCTTGTGATTGCATTCAGTGTGCTCCTAGCTCTGCCTCCAGTTATGGTCTG GATAAAGATCTGAGCATGTACAGACCGGAAAATTCTAGCACCAGCAAACATTTATCTTGTAGCAGCAGCTTATGCGTGTTAGGCCACAACTGCAAAACGAAGAGAGAGGCATGCCCTTATTCTATGTCGTATCTATCTGATAATACAAACAGTTCTGGATCATTAGTGGAGGATGTCTTATATTTGGCCTCTGGAAGTGAGCTTGCATCTGGCCAGTCAGTGAAAACACCAGTTGTAATTGG CTGTGGCCAAATACAGACTGGTGGCTTTCTGATTGGTGGGGCTCCAGATGGTCTTCTGGGTTTAGGGTTTTCGGATATTTCAGTTCCAAGTTTGCTAGCGAAAGCAGGATTGGTGCAAAATTCGTTTTCAATGTGTTTTCAATTGGATGATTCTGGAAGGATTTTCTTTGGGGATAAAGGAGCTTCAAACCAGCAGTTCACACCTTTCATAATTCATAATGGAACGGG ATCAGGATACTTTGTTGGAGTAGAAGGGATTCATGTCGGTTCAAATGCTCTAAAAATCTCAGGTtttaaagtcttgattgatagtggAACTTCATTCACATATCTGCCCAGCAATGCATTCAAACGGCTTACTGAAGAA TTTGATGAGCAGGTGgattatccaaaacatttttttgAAGATGTCCCGTGGGATTATTGCTACAAAGTAAG GTCTTCAGATTCACCTGAGATGCCCAGTGTCTCATTTGTTTTCAAAGGTGGAAGCAACTTTTCAATCTATAATCCTGTAGTGAATTTGTTCTCTGATAAT GGCACATATGAAGGATTTTGCTTGGCAGTGCAGGAGAGTGAATATGCAATAGTTGCAC AGAACTTTATGACTGGTTACCGGTTAGTCTTTGATCGCGATAATTTGAGGTTGGGCTGGTCTCCATCTGATT GCTATCAGTTGGATGAATATCAGGGGAATGTGGCTCCTGCTCATTCACCCGAGAATGCACCAAAATCTCCACCTTTACAGCAACAGCAGAATTCCTCACCACGAGCAGTATCTCCAGCAATAGCAGGAAGAACTCCTAATATACATAATTCTGATTGTGTGCagacaaaatcaaatttaaaaacatCCGTACTATTTACTTGTGCAGTTACAATTTTGCTATTGGGGCTAGGGCACACAAGTACATGGAACAAGTAG